The following are encoded together in the Onychostoma macrolepis isolate SWU-2019 chromosome 03, ASM1243209v1, whole genome shotgun sequence genome:
- the LOC131537116 gene encoding zinc finger protein 135-like, which translates to MVFVKEESEENTSEPETCRIKHEEPEPWRIKQEEPEPCRINHEEPEPCRIKHEEPEPWRIKHEEPEPCRIKHEEPEPWRITHEEPEPQRIKHEEPETWRIKQEEQGEFIEESEENKELNEDDEKNDVKTGEKPLSCSQTKQKDLKKKYFACTQCGKSFTSKYSLDRHMRVHTGEKPYTCDQCGKSFAQSAHLKKHMNIHTGEKMYSCDQSDNNILSTSVLKKYLTVHTQEKPYSCYLCGKSFSHFSILKEHQKIHTAVRE; encoded by the exons ATGGTGtttgttaaagaggagagtgaagagaaCACGAGTGAACCAGAAACctgcagaataaaacatgaggaaccagaaccctggagaataaaacaagaggaaccagaaccctgcagaataaaTCACGAGGagccagaaccctgcagaataaaacacgaggaaccagaaccctggagaataaaacacgaggaaccagaaccctgcagaataaaacacgaggaaccagaaccctGGAGAATAACACACGAGGAGCCAGAACCCcagagaataaaacacgaggaaccagaaacctggagaataaaacaggaggaacAAGGAG agTTTATTGAAGAAAGTGAGGAGAACAAAGAATTGAATGAAGATGATGAGAAAAATGATGTcaaaactggagaaaaacctttgaGTTGCTCTCAAACTAAacagaaagatttaaagaagaaatatttcgcctgcactcagtgtggaaagagtttcacaagCAAATATAGTCTTGATcgtcacatgagagttcataccggagagaaaccttacacgTGTGATCAATGCGGGAAGAGTTTCGCACAATCAGCACACCTTAAgaaacacatgaacatccacactggagagaaaatGTACTCATGTGATCAatctgataataacattttgagCACTTCAGTCCTAAAGAAATACCTGACAGTTCATACACAGGAGAAGCCGTATTCATgttatttgtgtggaaagagtttttcacatttttcaatTTTGAAAGAACATCAGAAGATACACACTGCTGTGAGAGAGTAA
- the LOC131537093 gene encoding zinc finger protein OZF-like, with translation MVFVKEEREENTSEPETWRIKQEEPETWRIKQEEQGEENEENEELGEVEEKNHLSYSQTKQKDIKKRRAKKSFTCTQCGKNFTSKTSIDRHMRIHSGEKPYTCDQCGRSFTQSANLKVHMNIHTGEKPYECSHCDKRFSWSGQLEKHERIHTGEKHHKCSHCDERFSTFRDLKAHERIHTGEKPHKCSHCDKRFSKSRDLKAHERIHTGEKPYKCSHCDKRFSWYGYLKTHERIHTGEKPYKCSHCDKRFSWSGYLKTHERIHTGEKPYTCDQCGKSFTQKVNLMTHMRVHTGEKQFTCEQCGKCFTHSANLKVHMNIHTREKMHTCDQCGKTFLWASYLKKHLTVHTKEKPYSCHLCGKSYSLLQSLKAHQKMHTVMREYTCFECEKTFTSVSSLKQHQRIHTGEKPYKCSHCDKKFIQSIHLKRHERIHTGEKLYHCTACGKRFNQLSSLQSHTKDNHSK, from the exons ATGGTGTTTGttaaagaggagagagaggagaacACTAGTGAACCAGAAACAtggagaataaaacaggaggaaccagaaacctggagaataaaacaggaggaacAAGGAG AAGAAAATGAGGAGAACGAAGAATTGGGTGAAGTTGAGGAGAAAAATCATTTGAGTTACTCTCAAACCAAACAGAAAGatataaagaaaagaagagccaagaaatctttcacctgcactcagtgtggaaagaatTTCACAAGCAAAACAAGTATTGACcgtcacatgagaattcactcgggagagaaaccgtacacatgtgatcaatgtgggaGGAGTTTCACACAATCAGCAAACCTTAAGgtacacatgaacatccacactggagaaaaaccatacgagtgttcacactgtgacaagagattcagttgGTCAGGACAACTGGAAaaacatgagaggatccacactggagagaaacatcataagtgttcacactgtgatgAGAGATTCAGTACGTTTCGAGACCTGAAAGCAcacgagaggatccacactggagagaaacctcataagtgttcacactgtgacaagagattcagtaaGTCTCGAGACCTGAAAgcacatgagaggattcacactggagagaaaccgtacaagtgttcacactgtgacaaaaGATTCAGTTGGTATGGAtacctgaaaacacatgagaggattcacactggagagaaaccgtacaagtgttcacactgtgacaaaaGATTCAGTTGGTCTGGatatctgaaaacacatgagaggattcacactggagagaaaccatacacatgtgatcagtgcgggaagagtttcacacaaaaaGTAAACCTTATGACgcacatgagagttcatactggagagaaacagTTCACTTGTGAGCAATGTGGGAAGTGTTTCACACACTCAGCAAACCTTAAGgtacacatgaacatccacactagagagaaGATGCAtacatgtgatcaatgtggcaaaacatttttgtgggcttcatacctgaagaaacacctgacagttcatacaaaggagaagccatattcatgtcatttgtgtggaaagagttatTCATTACTACAAAGTTTAAAAGCACATCAGAAAATGCATACTGTTATGAGAGAGTACACatgctttgagtgtgaaaagactTTTACTTCAGTAAGCAGTTTAAAACAGCaccagaggatccacactggagaaaaaccttacaagtgttcacactgtgacaagaaaTTCATTCAGTCAATACATCTGAAAagacatgagaggatccacactggagagaaactgtaTCACTGCACTGCGTGTGGGAAGCGTTTCAATCAATTGTCTTCCCTACAGAGTCATACAAAGGACAATCACAGTAAgtag
- the LOC131537117 gene encoding gastrula zinc finger protein XlCGF49.1-like, with product MRDPEPYRIKHTEDTEQQTELIEENKEDEELSEVEEKNHVKTGEKPFSCSQTKQKDLKKRRAKKSFTCTQCGKSLTDKYSFNVHMRIHTGEKPFICDRCGKSFTQSSGLKKHINIHTREKLHTCDQCGKTFLRASYLKKHLTVHTTEKPHSCHLCGKSFSLLQHLKVHQKIHTGLREYMCFECEKTFISAEHLKVHERIHTGEKPYKCSHCEKRFSDSANLKRHERIHTGEKPYHCTECGNRFNNSSALHRHTKKYHR from the exons atgagagacCCAGAACCCTAcagaatcaaacacactgaagatactgaacaacaaacag agtTGATTGAAGAAAACAAGGAGGATGAAGAATTGAGTGAAGTTGAGGAGAAAAATCATGTcaaaactggagaaaaaccttttAGTTGCTCTCAAACCAAacagaaagatttaaagaaaagaagagccaAGAAATcattcacctgcactcagtgtggaaagagtttgacagacaaatatagttttaatgttcacatgagaattcacactggagaaaaaccatTCATTTGTGATcggtgcgggaagagtttcacacaatcaTCAGGCCTtaagaaacacataaacatcCACACGAGAGAGAAACtgcacacatgtgatcaatgtggcaaaacatttttgagggCTTCATACCTTAAGAAACACCTGACGGTTCATACAACagagaagccacattcatgtcatttgtgtggaaagagtttttcacttctacagcatttgaaagtacatcagaaaatacataCTGGTTtgagagagtacatgtgctttgagtgtgaaaaaACTTTCATTTCAGCTGAACATTTGAAAGtgcatgagaggatccacactggagaaaaaccttataagtgttcacactgcgaGAAGAGATTCAGTGATTCAGCAAATCTGAAAAGACACGAGAGgattcacaccggagagaaaccgtatcactgcactgaaTGTGGGAACCGTTTCAATAATTCATCTGCTCTACACagacatacaaaaaaatatcaCCGTTAg